The Anopheles moucheti chromosome 3, idAnoMoucSN_F20_07, whole genome shotgun sequence genome contains the following window.
ATCGTACTCGACACTCCGATCGTTGAGGATAAGCCGTTCGTCGCAGAAACGGTAACCAGCGACCAGAAAACGACCGAATGGATACAACGAAACGAATTCAACGTGACAGCCAACAATGGCAACACTATCGGCGATGGCGGTTCCTCAGGCGATGACAATCAGATGATCATCGGTGACACTAACAACAACGTTTATCAGTCCAATTCGTTCGATCTGCCCGATGGCAACACGGACGCAAACGCGAATGTACTCGTTGCACCTGTTGCtaatgctgctgctactggttCTGCTGCTGTACCGGACGATGATCAGACTCTGAAGGAGCTGTTGGAGCAGGTGGCTGAGCTGGACGAGATCTACACCGATCATCAGTTGCGCCGCGAGAATTTGATATTGGAGCAGGAGTTGAAAACTCTTGAACAAACAGTTCCCGTCCAGCTCGGATCACCCGGTGGTCAACCGATGGACATCGACGAGGTATTTGATGATGCTGCCACTTACACTAGTCTTCAACGGGCCTTCAAGAATCCGCTCTCGATTACGCTTGGTCCGCCGATTCCTCCGAGACCGGAGCATGCGAAGCTGGATGCGGGTGTGTACGATGCGGTGGAACCGCTCCACGTGCCCACGATCGACGTAACCTCGCTGAAGCGTGAATCGCAAGAAATGGAAAAGCTACCACCATTGCCACCGAAGCGTGCCAAACCGAGTGTTCAGAACAAGGAAAACAACGCACTGGATGCCAACGATGAGGTGCTTTTGAATACGATCATCCGCAAGGGTTCGATGCGTAGTTTGGCACCTCGTCCCCAGTCCGATCAGATCATCATCATGAAATCGCCCGACAGTCCGCTCAATAAGAAGCTACCTCCCACACCGCCCAGCTCACCCTCGAAGGGTTCTTCGAGTGCTGGGGGTACGGGACCGGGAGACTTCAGCACGCTGCCcaagaacagcaacaaaaagccGGGCTTTTTCTCGAAGTTGTTCTCGCGTAAGAAGAGCAAATCGGATCTAACGGCCAGCACCAATACGCTCAATCGCAAGAACGCATCCGGCACCTCGAAAGAACCAAGTCTGACGGTGGACTTTAGCAGTTCGGAGGGTTCGTCACCGCACCGTAAAGGATCGCTGCGCGATTCGTCGTCGGGCGACAAACGAAAGGCAGGAAAACCGGTCGCTCGTAGCGTGAGTAGCGTTAGTGCCCGGCGACCAGCGTCAGATGCCAATCCGGATTATATCTACATCCCGCTGAAGGGTGACGGCCCGACGGGTGGTATGCAATCGCGCAATGGTGGAAGTGGAACGCACCTTTCGCTACCGGGCAACGATTCGTACGAGCGCGCTAGTACGGCGTCACTGCCACCGCTCGATCGTAAAGCGGTCAGTGCTTTACAGCTGGATGTACCGATACAGGACGGTAATCTGGAGCTGGTAGCGATCGCTGATGCGCGCAGCATAAAGAATCTAGTCGAGGGCAACTATGGCGTACAGCTGGACCCGAACGTGGATTTGACGGAGGCTGAACACTTTGCACTCTATACCTCGATCGCTCCGAATGCCGCGCTCAGCGAGTTCGATGAAACTTCCTGCTATTATGCCCCGGTAGAACCCAGTCCACTGATCGCCATCTCCCAACAGTACCCGCAGAACCAGCAGaaccagctgcagcagcagcagcaacagcagcagagcCAAATCACACGAATGGTCACCGATAGTGATGTTTGAGAGGAGCtgatacattttatttttgatcCCCTTTTGTGCCCTGAGCTCCTTCAGAGCAATGATTTCTTGTGCATATCATAGCAACAACGATCGCAGCAATAATCGTTACATGATCATCGCAGCATATTTCCCATAGTTACCATCACCACGGCGCACCACCTGTACTAATgtaattttttctcttttttcgcattgttttttttttcggttaaCGCCCTCCgcaatacacacacgcacacgcgccAAACTGCTTGATCAAAATCCTACCCCTAATCGACGCAATAGTCGAACTGCGAAGAAAGCGCCAGAAGCTAGCGAGTTCAACGAATGTCTTTTTGCCGGTAGCGAAACCGATGCGGGGCCAGTCACCACAGGACAATGTGGTGTCGGGCAATATTCCGAACCTATCGCAGTTTACCCGCACTGACGGTCACAGTGCGTCGACGAGCGGTTTACCCCGTAAGTTTTTCTTCCTACTCCGCTGTTGGAGTaccatttttccatttcccgcacaaacacacggcaATCGTATTGCGTCCCTCTTGTGGCATTGTTGGCTCTTCGTTCCATTGGTTTGGGTTTCATTTTGTAGTTCGAAATTCACTGCACAGCTCGTTCGCTTCTTCATTGTACACTTGATCTCTTCCGGTTTGGGTTCATTGGTTACATTTCCTCATATTGTTGTACCACAACCGTTGTCTATCTCGTCCTTATTGCGATAAGTTGTCCATCTATTCTTGCACTGTCCAATACTCACTATCTCGCCTGGAGATGCTCCAAACCCGTCCACAATGGCCATTATGTAGAACACATTTTAATCAcagtaaagaaaagaaaacaatcattGTTGTACCGTTGTTTGACATTTGGCAAAAGGGCAGCATCCTCGGTCGCGAGTCTTGCGAGTTGTAACCGGATGTTTGGCCGAACGTATTGGGCGGAAATTGGTTCCTAATTGTTGTCCTGTTGGTATTTGTGTCGCCGGTGGTTGTAGAATTTGAAATTTGGGTACCTACTACTAATgaatacaaacacaaaattgGTTACAAAAAAACGGTGAAGGAAACTAACATTCGaaacgtaacaaaacaaacccgttAGCGTTAAAGAATATTGAAATTCAAACCAGCATTGCCATCTATTTGTGAGATTTGTTAGCGATAGAAACGTGGTTGCTAGGGCGCATGCCCGTGCAACAGgtttgaacatttttgaaaTAACGAACATTGTTTGCTGTTAGGATGGATTTAGTCAGTGGAGCAGGAAAAGTGGAATGTTTGCATCCGGCAGTTGTTGAATTTTTGTATGTGGATTAACAGAAATCGCTACAGGGTGTGTCACTTTTTGACATACAAGCTACAACCCGTGAAGTTAACGAAGTTTTAGTCAGATTTTTTTAGTAACTTTGAAGCTGTCTCGAATTTATACACTTAAAAACATGTACTTAGACCGACAAGAACCGATACGTGTgtgagttttctttttaatttgtaGTGAATTTGGTAGGAGATACTGAATTAGGAGTCATTTAAAGGAATTTCACTGtatttatttaaagaaaaacagactTTTATAACAGGAAAAGGTGAAGTTAGGgagtttcgttttcttcatttttgttaattgttGGCTGTCACAAGCGAAATTTGGCAAACTATGCATAAAATAGTAAATAGAGCTGTCACACATGTGTGACGGAAAGTACGCAACAAATTGGCATTTGGTCCCTGGTCTGTTGTGGCAGATGagaggggagaaaaaaaatcgatacaGTGGTAAATAATACTATTACTCGTTGTAAGTACGCTGTTGTAATACTAAAGTAACAAAAGTCTTGCAAATTGCGCAAAGGAAACCAAATACAATAAAtatactactattactactactaggTTGTAAAATGCGTACGCGGAGGTAATGGCTCCGGAAATCGCAGAGCGATGGAAACTAGTTTTTACTCTGTCAACCAGGTCAACCAACCTCCGCACTAAGTCAAATTGTTAATCTTTATAAAAGATGAATAAAGGCGGTGTGAAAGTaagataaaaaacaaacaatttggtGTCATGTTCCAGCACGGGTTTAGATTTATATCCATGTACAGGTTATCCTACTGCAGGTCAGGGTTAGCAGGAGTAAGATGTCCGCAACGGTTAAGGTACGGTTAAGAGTGGTGTTCACAATAGCTAACTGTTTTAGACTAAAGCGTGTGGCAATGATAGTTTTGCttaagtttgttttatttctttcattcttttcTGTGTTCCTTTTCTAATCATTTTTCTAACAATCCTTTTTGGTGCATggtatttgttttatattgatttaaaattgatttcatttctGCATGATATTTACTGTTGCTTAGTTTTTAATGTAcaaggaaatgttttattaattttgttctcTTCTTTTTCGTAAACAGGAGGCATTTATAGCTATCAAAATGTGAGTGGGTTCCCGCAGATGAAAAAAGAGGAAATTAAAGACGAACCGGGAGGTAAGCATTGACTCACGCAAACGCTTAATCTGTTGGTTAGTTATGCTCATGTCCGTTTCTAATTCCACAGACTCACCCATCCACAACCCATCGAACCAATATCAACTGCAACCGATGCAGGGAATGCTTACCGCTGAAAGCACCTCACCAGGACCGGATCGATCGCCGTCCACGCTCACACCATCCCCAGGCATCGGTGGTCCGATCTCACCCCTGGATCCCGGCAACGTCACACCTACCCCACCCGCCTACACCACGCTGGGCGGCCCCGTTGGCAATCTGTTCGGTACCTTTGCTACCAATTTCGGTAACGGCACAGCGCAGCAGCAACCGAACGCCAGTCTGCCGATATTCGAAACCAACCTGCCCGGTCCATCGAACGGTTGGGTGCAGCCCGTACCATTACAGAACCAAAACGTCCCTAGTCAACAGCAGTCCTTCAATTTGGGCAACTTTGGCTCGCTGCCACTTACCGGCGAATCGATGCTAACCATGAACACAACGAACACGATCCCCACCAACAACAGCCTGCCGAACGTGGGTCCACTCTCGATGGggtccgatttgaactttatGAACCTTGACTTTACAAACCTCGAGCCGTTCAACTCGTCCGAGATACGGTCCGTGCTGGGGACGCTCTCTACGACGGAGCTGAACCGTCTGGAGCATGCGGCAAACATGCAGACGTCCGGTAATTACCAGCAAAATGCCGCCACCTCCAACCAGCAGCAAACTCTCAAGACTCTCTTGGcaacacagcaacagcaaccccAGCAGGAACAAGGCCAAACGCTACCAGATCGAAACGACAACGACGAGGACCTGACCGATAGCTTTACGAAACTCAGCACCAACGACTTAAACTAAGCTAAGGCACCAAACCCCCTCACACACCTCCTGTCCCGACTAATTTGTCCCACCATTCCCCTACCCTTTTGACCCAATGGCAATCGGCAAAACGCCTAATGTAATTGATCCGAACACAATTCTTTCGCTTCAGATCGTGTAGTCCGTAAGCATCAAATGACCTGCGCTGTGTTGACGACATTTTGTATAATTGATTGTTAAGTTTTCTATTGCGGACGTTCAATACTGACCATTGGCaagtaaaactaaaaaaaaaaacaaggaagatCCGTTGAGATTTTGTTATACATAAGAGCAAATTATGCGATGATTTATTTGGCTTGTGTTTTGCGTGTCTTTTGGTCCTGTGGGAGTTTTGGGAATTCGGATGGTATAGATTGCACAAACGCAGGCGCTGTACAACAACATCCGAACAGCAGGTGATAAGCTCTTGGGTAAACGAACACGTTTCTGATTCTATTGCGATACAACACGGGCGCTTCCTCACCGTACGGTGCAATGAGAAAGCTATTCATTTGAGCGATTAGGTCACGACTTCCGAAATGTCAACACAGAGAGTTCCACTACTGCGAACCAATGCTCTTGGAGAAAGAATCCATCGACTTCCATTTGGCACGAGATTCACACTGTTTGCCGTGGATCTGTTCACAGCTTTTCACCGTCAGGAAGCTGATCCTCGGTCGCTCGATACCCAGCTCCGTAAGGCTTGTCGTCTGCGGACAGATGCGGTGTGGAAATCGTGGCGAACCGCGGATGCGCTCCCGTACCGGACCACCCTGCTGCACGATCGACGAACGCCGTCGTCCCGTCGGTGGCAGAACGAAGTTAACCCTTGGCTCAGAACCCGTCAGATTAAGCTCTTCACTTTTCGGTTTGCTGATCGTGTAGATCGACTGTGGTACGGCGAACGGCAGGTCGTCCTCGGTGTCGATTTCGTTGAAAATCGTGAGTGCTGACTTACGAATCGCTGTGGTGCTTGTGCCGGGTGTCCCAATCATCGAAACGGAAGGTGTTTTCTGTAGTCGCGGAGTAAACATGTGTCTAATCTTTCCCATCACCCCGGAACCGGTTCCGTTCGGTGTCACGAGCGAGGGTGGCTCATCAACGCTACACCGACTGTTGGATGTAATGATGCGTTCTCGACTATTAGCAGGTCCTGCTGTCGTTATTGCGGGGTCTATTTTTGGTTGCGAACTGAAGGCAATGTTACGCTTCATGGGAGATAGCATGGGATCGACCGAAGGCCAGCTGGCACGGGGAATGATTGGTGGCAGTACCGAGAGTAACAGCATCGGCAGTCCACTCGAACCGTGCGCCCGTGCAATCGCACAAGAGCGCGTATCTTGCAGGTTAGGTTCCGAAGAGCGCGGAGAGCTTTGGGGTGAGCGGTCCTGCAGTAACCGTTCCAGGCGACATATTTCTGCGTCCAACAGCTCAAGCTCCTTCCGGTACACTCGATTCTGGACCTCGACACGAAACTGCAGCTCGCGGCGATCATCCAACACGAAGCGACGCGTGTTAAACTCCATCTTCAGTCCCATGCTGTGTATGATTGGGTCGTACACCTCACCCTTCTCGAAGATGTCCTTTATCTTGGGCAGAAACAGTAAGCACAGTGTGGCCGTCGTCGAGATCAGCACAAACCCGGCAGTGATGATGAACGCTAACGTTACCTTTTCGTAGAGCAGATTGGCCAGCACCACCACGCTGGCACTGGTGATCACCACGCTGTACACCGAGATGCCGATGTACTGCGAATCGTTCAGGGCCGATATCTTCACATTACGCGTCTGCCACGCCATATACACACCGACGATCAGCAGCAAACCCTTGTACGCGTACAGCATTCCCAGCCAGCTTTCGTAGTGTCGCGAGCGGCAGAGTTCGACCTGGGGCAGAAACACCACGCTCCGATCGGTGGCACTGATCTCGAGCGACAGATTATGCAGATGCCGCTCCATCGGGTCGGCCGCCATCCAGAACGATACGACAAAGGCATCCACCAGCAGTAGCGCACCGATGACGGAGATCAGCTGAGTGTCCCGCAGTATCTTGTCCCGGCAGAGTCCCCCAGCGCTCTGCGTGAAGATGCGATACACTCGGAACGTTTTGGCAAACATGGAACCGAATGCGAGCGAAAATCCGGCCGACAGGAAGTAGATACGTGCCATGCAGATCGTTGAGAAGGTAACACTCGACCAGGGCAAGGTGGAGTGATCCAGCCCGAGAAGAATTGTCGCAGTGTAGACGAGAATACATCCGCATACGGTAATGGTGCTAAGCTTCGGGCTCGATAGTTTTATTGCTCTGTAGAAAGAACgagatggaaagaattaattgaAGCTTTGAAGGAATCTTTGTGGATTCTATTCTTACTTTAGCTTCCGGAACCGCAGATTCAATCCAAGAAATAGTACAGAAATCCCGATGCCTACCAGCGAAAGGATCACCACCGTGTAGAACGCCAGCGGGTCGATCGTATCGACGCGTAACCTCAAAATCCGCTTCGCTATCGGCACTTGTCCGCCGGCCCACACTATCGGCACGCAGTACCGGCAGCCAAAGTCTAGCGTCGCATTCTTCGGATAGTAGAACGCAATCATCTGCAGCTGGCCGCGCTGTATCTGATGGAACGAGGTCGTACCGATGCGATCCGCACCCTCGAACGATACCGGCCCCGAGATGCCGTTAAACTTCAGCAGATCAAACTGACGCAGTAACTCCTGCGCGATATCATACCGGGTGTAATCGTAGTCCGCCAGGCGGACGCGGTTCGCGACCATTTGGGACCAGGACTTTTCGGCACCGCGCAGTGCTAGTGCCATCGCCCACACGGCATCGTACGTTTGGGGAGCAAACTGTGACACCGTACCGGTGACATTCATTTCCCGAAGCTTCTGCAGGAAGATATCGTTCGTCTGGAATGAGAAATAAGAACACAGCATCCCAAGGGACTTCTTATCGATTGTTGTCGAGGGACGAGagtaattaaaatagacaaaagATTCGACAAACATGCACAACATCGTACGGCTTAATGgcaaataaatgaaaccaCTACGGAAGGGGATTACTGCGGCCGATTATCGGCAATCGATCGAAGTTGTGCAATACTTACTAATCCACTCAGGGCCGTACCCATGCCGACGATGCTGTTGTAGCTCGATACGATGATTAAGTTCTCCACTGCCGTCAGCAGGGCTTTGGAGGAGCAGACGGACGACTCCGTGTCCGACAGCCACCAGGACGAGATGTACGTATCCTGCAGAATCCAGGCATACTCCGCACCGTACATGCCCAGGTTGTACACCTATGCCAACGAGTACGATAGTAACCACAACCAAAAAGGGGTTAAGAGATGTTGGCCGCACCGTCTTCGGCGTGTTCACGTGTACGTGCAGGTTGACCTTTTTTTGCTTACCTCGCAGAACACTTGAGGGGCAATTTCATGCGAAAAGCTCCCGATAATCACTCGTACGTCTCGATCCTTTATTGAGGGGGTTGGGTGAGTGGAAATGAGGATTGGGTGGCCGTAAGTAGAGAGAATGACAGAAAATGGCACATCTTTAGCGCTGGAATAATAAACGATTTCTAGGGACGGAAGCTGATTCTTATCGAACGGTAAAGTGCAGTGAATTGTAACTAcgtgttggatggatgggAGGATACATGTTAGAGAGCTAGAGAGGTGGAAAACAGAAATATTTATCCTGGGCATGTGTGTGAGGATGTGTGCAACAATGGATGAGTGATGATGGGGTTTCGATGTTCCCGGGTAGCTTACCTAGCGCGTATTATCATGTGTATGGTTGGTGGCATTGGGAGCAACAATTACAACAACTTTCTACTGGAAAAACtactagagagagagaaaaaccaTTGCACTGGAGGTGGAAACTGAAGTGTGGGAGAGAAGGGGAAGAACATAAGTGTGTATGCAAAAAGGGGGTGGAAACACTTTTCTTTCGCGCCGCTTTTGGGAATAGGGAAGCGAAGAATCTACTGGTTTAATACCCGTAGCAGCTTCAGCTGCTCCTTAAAGTCAGTTTCGGCGAAGGAAATGGTGGCGGCACACGTAATGTTTGCCCGCTCGAGTTCCGTCACGAGATCGTTCACCGCCAGCGAGTAGCCTTCCTCGTTCTGGGAAAAGGTGGCCACCGTGTCCCAGCCGAACCGCATCAGGAACGCTATCCGGGCCGGATGGTGCGACGAATCCGGTGCAACGGTGCGATAGAACAGGGGAAACTCCCGGCGATCGCTCAGCGCCGGTGAGGTGGAACCAAACGAAACCTTGAACGGGAGTGAAATGTGTCGCTGTTAGTAGAACAACTTACGTAAGCGAATTACTCTTCTTCTGCATTACGCCTAACggtatgcaatgtgcaatCCCTTCCGCTGTTAACAGGAATTGCAAAAACactacattgcatacctttaggcgcccGCACGCAAAATCATATCGCATTAGTAAACTTTCGCGCGGGAagcgatttatttattccgcCACGTTGCATTTACCTGCAGGATGTTCCAGTAGGGGACGACCTTCGCCAGGCTTTCCGTAACTTCGGAACAGGCCGACCCGAGCACCATAATGATGCGCTTGCTCTGGTGCGTGTAGAGTGCGTGGAAGAATCGATCAATCCCAACGCCAGGATCGCACTGTAACACATACCACACATGTAAGAATTTATGTTGCTCACTGTCTCTCATCACCCACCCGGGCCGTACCTTGGTGTCGTTCGTGATGAGCTTTAGCTTGTAGCCCAACAGCAACCCTCGGCGATTGATGTGTTGCACTGCGAGCTGTGCCGCTGCAAGCTCGCTGAACCCTTCCCGACGTTCCTCGCCACCCTTGCTGCTGAGCTCGAACAGCCCCAGGATGGTTACCTCCCGGCCACGTCTCTCACTGCCGGTCGGGCGGCTACGTTCGAACACCGTATTGATAATGTTCCGATTGAGCTCGTTCGTTTGGTTCGGCGGCGACTTCCGATTGGCGGCACTTTCACTTGCCATCAGCTGTCGTGGCAGGGCGTCGAAAAgcaccagcatcatcatcattgccaACGGCACGTATCCACTCGGGCAGGGCTTTCGACTCATCGCAGCAACCGCTGACGAACCGGCAGTTGTGACGGACCAACGACTGAAGACGCGTTTTTCGACTGCTCGCAGTAAGCCGTTGCCATCGACTGGCGTCGACACCGAGCCTGCGGAAACGTGGTTTATCCGTGCGATAGAGCCGCACGTGCCACCACGTTCAAGTGCGCTCGTGTTGTCCACGGTCTGAAGTGGGGtcggaaaaaaacagcagcaaaaaaagagaggagaaaatggtataaaaaagcgaaaacgGAACAGCAAAAACCTCCCCGGTTTCTAAACTAGGCCTTCGCTAAGCGGTAAGAAAGCATCCTTTCCCTATCCGGCCGGCATACGGCatagagaaaaagaaacactaaaTGTTATTGGTGCATGTTTTTAAGATGAACTTCAGTGTCCATCCACCGTACGGACCAGACCGGTGGACCGGTCGGACAATAGCGACCGGTTGCGAACAAACAGGACCATTTACAAAACGGAAAAGTTTTGCACAGCCCGCGCACCGTCCACGGTTCTCCTGCCGCCAGCATCATGTTTGATGGCTTCCCTGTATGGGGACTGCCTTGCAAggaagttatttttaaaataaatcccaGATTACACCATGATCCTTTTCGGTGGTGTGCCGTTCACGGCGCTACGTGCGATGGAGTCCGAGCATCGAAAGTGGGTGGATGGAACCAGGGGTAGGATGGAAAAGGAGAAACGATTATTTTGCCATGGGAAGCATAAATCATACATTAGTTGTAGGTTGTAGGAAGAACTTACAGATGCATGCCGTTTCTTAAAAAGCGACTTCGAGCGAGAGAGCAAGTGGAGATTCCTGTCAAACATAATAAACTAAGCGTTTAGGAGGGAGTTTAAGAAGCGTATTAAACTATTTGCGAAGATGCACTTCTGCGCCTAAGTGCATTGCATGATAGGCAGCAATAGTAAATAGTCCATCTTAATAAAAGTAAATATCGCAAATATAAGTT
Protein-coding sequences here:
- the LOC128304620 gene encoding embryonic polarity protein dorsal-like, producing the protein MSFPVRRYDPYSATGATRSYTPYTVDTDGDTERRYNSSASSDTSTSSSDYEHLNLFHKLDHLQRSPIAGLYNVIVHNTPEIVVNRAVSASSVTGDGGGALDASKVPSPIITVTSPPVATKQPELPTKQPLSPPKPSPIPIQIPSPAFQPEVHVIGEDIRQEMPPVATQRPYVEITEQPHPKALRFRYECEGRSAGSIPGVSTTTEHKTFPSIQVHGYRGRAVVVVSCVTKEGPEHKPHPHNLVGKEGCKKGVCTVEINSTTMSYTFNNLGIQCVKKKDVEEALRLRQEIRVDPYRTGFGHAKEPGSIDLNAVRLCFQVFLEGQQRGRFTEPLTPVVSDIIYDKKAMSDLIICRLSDCCAPVSGGKEIILLCEKVVKEDIKVRFFEKKGNITVWENYAEFSHTDVHKQVAISFRTPPYKAIDISDPARVYVQLERPSDNTYSEARDFQFIPLDTGRRRFSALHRELMKNPNADSPENLLFKRILLEGSNRSALEQQTAVVKPTNGPSLRTEEVIVLDTPIVEDKPFVAETVTSDQKTTEWIQRNEFNVTANNGNTIGDGGSSGDDNQMIIGDTNNNVYQSNSFDLPDGNTDANANVLVAPVANAAATGSAAVPDDDQTLKELLEQVAELDEIYTDHQLRRENLILEQELKTLEQTVPVQLGSPGGQPMDIDEVFDDAATYTSLQRAFKNPLSITLGPPIPPRPEHAKLDAGVYDAVEPLHVPTIDVTSLKRESQEMEKLPPLPPKRAKPSVQNKENNALDANDEVLLNTIIRKGSMRSLAPRPQSDQIIIMKSPDSPLNKKLPPTPPSSPSKGSSSAGGTGPGDFSTLPKNSNKKPGFFSKLFSRKKSKSDLTASTNTLNRKNASGTSKEPSLTVDFSSSEGSSPHRKGSLRDSSSGDKRKAGKPVARSVSSVSARRPASDANPDYIYIPLKGDGPTGGMQSRNGGSGTHLSLPGNDSYERASTASLPPLDRKAVSALQLDVPIQDGNLELVAIADARSIKNLVEGNYGVQLDPNVDLTEAEHFALYTSIAPNAALSEFDETSCYYAPVEPSPLIAISQQYPQNQQNQLQQQQQQQQSQITRMVTDSDV
- the LOC128304624 gene encoding uncharacterized protein LOC128304624, with translation MRGQSPQDNVVSGNIPNLSQFTRTDGHSASTSGLPRGIYSYQNVSGFPQMKKEEIKDEPGDSPIHNPSNQYQLQPMQGMLTAESTSPGPDRSPSTLTPSPGIGGPISPLDPGNVTPTPPAYTTLGGPVGNLFGTFATNFGNGTAQQQPNASLPIFETNLPGPSNGWVQPVPLQNQNVPSQQQSFNLGNFGSLPLTGESMLTMNTTNTIPTNNSLPNVGPLSMGSDLNFMNLDFTNLEPFNSSEIRSVLGTLSTTELNRLEHAANMQTSGNYQQNAATSNQQQTLKTLLATQQQQPQQEQGQTLPDRNDNDEDLTDSFTKLSTNDLN
- the LOC128304619 gene encoding gamma-aminobutyric acid type B receptor subunit 2, with amino-acid sequence MSRKPCPSGYVPLAMMMMLVLFDALPRQLMASESAANRKSPPNQTNELNRNIINTVFERSRPTGSERRGREVTILGLFELSSKGGEERREGFSELAAAQLAVQHINRRGLLLGYKLKLITNDTKCDPGVGIDRFFHALYTHQSKRIIMVLGSACSEVTESLAKVVPYWNILQVSFGSTSPALSDRREFPLFYRTVAPDSSHHPARIAFLMRFGWDTVATFSQNEEGYSLAVNDLVTELERANITCAATISFAETDFKEQLKLLRDRDVRVIIGSFSHEIAPQVFCEVYNLGMYGAEYAWILQDTYISSWWLSDTESSVCSSKALLTAVENLIIVSSYNSIVGMGTALSGLTNDIFLQKLREMNVTGTVSQFAPQTYDAVWAMALALRGAEKSWSQMVANRVRLADYDYTRYDIAQELLRQFDLLKFNGISGPVSFEGADRIGTTSFHQIQRGQLQMIAFYYPKNATLDFGCRYCVPIVWAGGQVPIAKRILRLRVDTIDPLAFYTVVILSLVGIGISVLFLGLNLRFRKLKAIKLSSPKLSTITVCGCILVYTATILLGLDHSTLPWSSVTFSTICMARIYFLSAGFSLAFGSMFAKTFRVYRIFTQSAGGLCRDKILRDTQLISVIGALLLVDAFVVSFWMAADPMERHLHNLSLEISATDRSVVFLPQVELCRSRHYESWLGMLYAYKGLLLIVGVYMAWQTRNVKISALNDSQYIGISVYSVVITSASVVVLANLLYEKVTLAFIITAGFVLISTTATLCLLFLPKIKDIFEKGEVYDPIIHSMGLKMEFNTRRFVLDDRRELQFRVEVQNRVYRKELELLDAEICRLERLLQDRSPQSSPRSSEPNLQDTRSCAIARAHGSSGLPMLLLSVLPPIIPRASWPSVDPMLSPMKRNIAFSSQPKIDPAITTAGPANSRERIITSNSRCSVDEPPSLVTPNGTGSGVMGKIRHMFTPRLQKTPSVSMIGTPGTSTTAIRKSALTIFNEIDTEDDLPFAVPQSIYTISKPKSEELNLTGSEPRVNFVLPPTGRRRSSIVQQGGPVRERIRGSPRFPHRICPQTTSLTELGIERPRISFLTVKSCEQIHGKQCESRAKWKSMDSFSKSIGSQ